The DNA sequence gataataataataataataataataataataataataataatagtacccagCTCTCAGAGTAGTCACAAATATGCATGAGGTAATGCACATGCAAGAACCACAGGACTGAAAAGTGACACCCAGAAAAGGAGTTTTTCCTAGGTTTTTCCTTTCTGAGCAGGTCACATGGCAGTGGCAGAGAGGCCAGGCCTGCAGACACCAGGCTGCTGGTTCATAGTCTTTCCTTCTTGTGTGAAGTGTTCTCAAAAGCTCCAGATGTATCTACTACTGGAGGAAACTGATGGGATGAAATGACAAAGGACTCGCTCTCAGCACTGTTTTATCGTGAGGACAGCATTCCAAAGCTCTGTGTGTATGTGGCAGGGATTTAGAACTCAATTCAAGAGCAGATCAAAAGAGCCTCTGTACTTTCAATAAAACATCCAGGGACCCAACTAAAAAAGGTCACTCGGGGTCTTGTTttcagaggggaaactgaggctcagaaagagtcAGCTTGTGGATTTCCCTTCCTCCAGACCGAGGCAGAGGTTAGACTAGAACTCCTTCCCCTACTCCAGCTGTTCACTTGGAAGCGTCAACgatctcatctgaaaaatggcgACAGTAATCCCTACCTTCGAGGAGAGGAATAGGGATTGATCAAGGAAATGCCCACAGAGCATTTCATGAAGCCAGTGCGTAGCACACGGTGACCATTTTTATGAGTCTGCCAAAGCAGGGTCCTCACTCGGTTCAgcaacatttatttgtttgtgggTTTCTTCGTGCTCACTTTCAGGCTTCCACCCACGGCAGGAGCGAGTGAGCGGGGCTGTGGATCAGAAAATTGTCAGAGGcctgtttgttgttttaaatacatgaaagatgagttttttgttttttgggtttttttttaagttcacatctttaaaaaaaaaatagaggtcaCATGGTTATTACCTGTAAGAAGTTGAGGAGATTTACCAAGTCCTAGCAGAAGGGATGATCCCAAACCAGGGAAGTGTGTGGCCGGGCTGCTAGGACATGAGCCATGAAGGTGCACGGAGAGAGCACACCCGGGTGACTGAGTCAGACGGACTCGCCAGCTGGGTGGCTCCAGGCCCACTGCTTCTACTCTGCAAGCCTCCTTTTCCACTTCTGAAAAAGGCAGTAAGAGCAGAACCTGCCCCACGGGGTGGCTGAGAGGCTCAGGGAGACGCTGTGTAAAGCTCTCTGCCCCTGGCCTGACGATCGGTAGAGCCAGAGAACTCAGTCATACAAGCTTTTAGAACTGACAGTCATTTTAAGGGTTAAAAGATATGCCAAGGAATCTAAACAAATCGTTTAGAAAttcatctgaattttattttctgacagGCGAAATGCCACATACCCATGATTCACACAGAAGCTGGGCTCATTAGCCTCAGGAGGCCCTCCCTCAAGTCTTCTGGAAGGCCCGTTGGCTTGCTGGTGGCTGGATTCACAAAGACATGGACTGAAGACCCGGTGGTACAGGCTGAAGAGTCAAAATGGGCCAGCTTGGGGTGGCCAAAGAAAAAGCCATCACTGAGGTCCCAGTGATTTACAGAAGGCAGCTCCTTCGTGGCCTTAGGTGGGAACAGAGCCAGGCGGTAATGCACGCTGGAGTGACCCACTTTCTCCACAGCCAAAGCAGCCACTGGGACCTGAGGAAAGCTGATGGGCGCGTGGAAGGTACATCGATTGGTCACCATGAACCCCACCATGGGGGACGTCAGCAAGCCGGTTGTCAGGCCGCAGTATCTAGAAGGTTGAATCACAATGCTTATTCTAGGGCCCTAGGACCCTCTCTCCCAGCCCAAGGATGTGTGTTTCAGAGAAAAGGGCTCTAGCCTCAAAGGGCCACCACTCGCTAGCTGAGTTACCCAGGCAAGTCATTTCACTTCCCTGTACCTCAGTTTACACGACAATAGAATGTTCATAACCGTAATTCCCACCCTGGAGCCTAGCAGTGAGAATCAGTGATGCGCGTCATTTAACACAGCCCCACGCGCTACACGAATAGATCCTggacatagtaagtgctcattaaacATGGGCTATTGTTAGCATGATCATTTCCATCTTATCCCTGCTTCTTACTGTGAATAGCCAGGAACTTTTGCattaaatggaaaatgaaaactcacTTCTTATATAGATGGTTACTGTGTCTCTCATCTCTGCCATTAGATGATAATCTCTTTAAAGGAGAGTGGCTGtatcctgtttattttttaagttggttGACTAGAAACGAGGTTGCACTTGAGATAAATGTGGAGGTTGAACAGGgtcagaaataaaagcataatgcTGAATTACAATCCCCACCACCACCTAACAGGCCCACTTACGACCTAAACATTTTCACGCACTGTCttattgtcttcttttcttgAGATAACTAACAGCAACTGTGAGAACCCACTGTAAGGAAACAGTCAGGGGTTGTATGAAGTCTTTACTACGAAGTCATTCACTGAAACTGTTCACGGAAACAAGCTACCAGCCTGAACCCAGGGAGACTGCCAGCCGCCCTGGGCAGCTGTTGACGTCGCCCATCGTGACATGAGATAACGTGCATTTGCTGACATGGAAAGCTGTTCAGTG is a window from the Ursus arctos isolate Adak ecotype North America unplaced genomic scaffold, UrsArc2.0 scaffold_23, whole genome shotgun sequence genome containing:
- the LOC113265073 gene encoding uncharacterized protein LOC113265073 isoform X2, whose protein sequence is MTCWVSRLLPRKVHSLGTSRKSQRVVDCHRHHEAYGYFLPIQTRWQDNDQYGHVNNAVYYSYFDTIINHYLIRYCGLTTGLLTSPMVGFMVTNRCTFHAPISFPQVPVAALAVEKVGHSSVHYRLALFPPKATKELPSVNHWDLSDGFFFGHPKLAHFDSSACTTGSSVHVFVNPATSKPTGLPEDLREGLLRLMSPASV
- the LOC113265073 gene encoding uncharacterized protein LOC113265073 isoform X1; the encoded protein is MGPHPLPAGPSTSTRPFPTCVTSGKDGGGHRSAPRQQSPAMTCWVSRLLPRKVHSLGTSRKSQRVVDCHRHHEAYGYFLPIQTRWQDNDQYGHVNNAVYYSYFDTIINHYLIRYCGLTTGLLTSPMVGFMVTNRCTFHAPISFPQVPVAALAVEKVGHSSVHYRLALFPPKATKELPSVNHWDLSDGFFFGHPKLAHFDSSACTTGSSVHVFVNPATSKPTGLPEDLREGLLRLMSPASV